A DNA window from Aureibaculum sp. 2308TA14-22 contains the following coding sequences:
- a CDS encoding VOC family protein: MENKDNHINYVEFRAIDLEKIKTFYSKAFGWSFTDYGESYTAFSESGLEGGFEITNDKIVNGVLVVLYHQNLDLIKNKVIDCGGKISVDTFSFPGGKRFQFLDPSGNELAVWSDK; this comes from the coding sequence ATGGAAAACAAAGATAATCACATTAATTATGTTGAATTTAGGGCTATTGACCTTGAAAAAATAAAAACCTTTTACAGTAAAGCCTTTGGCTGGTCATTTACAGATTATGGTGAATCTTACACCGCATTTTCTGAAAGTGGTCTTGAAGGTGGATTCGAAATAACAAATGATAAAATTGTAAATGGAGTGTTAGTAGTATTGTATCATCAAAATCTTGACCTAATAAAAAATAAGGTAATTGATTGTGGCGGAAAGATTTCGGTAGATACTTTTTCTTTTCCAGGCGGCAAAAGGTTTCAATTTTTAGACCCTTCAGGAAACGAATTAGCAGTATGGTCAGATAAGTAA
- a CDS encoding peptide chain release factor 3 — translation MSFLEEIQRRRTFGIISHPDAGKTTLTEKLLLFGGAIQEAGAVKNNKIKKGATSDFMEIERQRGISVATSVLAFIYKDKKINILDTPGHKDFAEDTFRTLTAVDSVIVVIDVAKGVEEQTEKLVEVCRMRNIPIIVFINKLDREGKDAFDLLDEVEQKLGLTVTPLSFPIGMGYDFKGIYNIWGKKLNLFSGDKKQVVSEGVEFSDVNNPELDEMIGEKAANQLREELELAIEVYPDFDLEAYRNGKQQPVFFGSALNNFGVKELLDCFIEIAPSPQPKKAEERLVDSKEKELTGFVFKIHANMDPKHRDRLAFVKIVSGIFKRNAPYLHVRHNKKLKFSSPNAFFAEKKEIVEESFPGDIVGLHDTGNFKIGDTLTEGEALNFKGIPSFSPEHFRYVNNADPMKSKQLHKGLDQLMDEGVAQLFTLEMNGRKVIGTVGALQYEVIQYRLEHEYGAKCTYENLNVHKACWVEPADSKNNEFADFKRVKQRYLAKDKQGQLVFLADSAFTIQMTQSKYPSVKLHFTSEF, via the coding sequence ATGTCCTTTTTAGAAGAAATACAACGCCGAAGAACGTTTGGTATTATATCGCACCCTGATGCTGGTAAAACTACGTTAACAGAAAAATTATTGTTGTTTGGTGGTGCTATCCAAGAGGCAGGAGCCGTAAAAAATAACAAAATCAAAAAAGGGGCTACATCTGACTTTATGGAAATTGAACGCCAACGTGGTATTTCTGTAGCTACATCAGTGCTAGCTTTTATCTACAAGGATAAAAAAATCAATATTTTAGATACACCTGGGCATAAAGATTTTGCTGAAGACACTTTTAGAACCTTAACTGCTGTAGATAGTGTTATTGTGGTGATTGATGTTGCCAAAGGAGTTGAAGAGCAAACGGAAAAACTAGTGGAAGTCTGCCGAATGCGAAATATTCCAATTATTGTTTTTATCAATAAATTAGACCGTGAGGGTAAAGATGCTTTTGATTTGTTGGATGAAGTAGAGCAAAAATTAGGTTTAACAGTAACGCCTTTAAGCTTCCCAATTGGAATGGGCTATGATTTTAAAGGAATTTATAATATTTGGGGTAAAAAACTGAATTTATTTTCTGGAGATAAAAAACAAGTAGTTTCTGAAGGTGTTGAATTTAGTGATGTTAATAACCCTGAATTGGATGAAATGATTGGTGAAAAAGCCGCTAATCAATTACGAGAAGAATTGGAATTGGCCATTGAGGTGTATCCTGATTTTGATTTGGAAGCCTATAGAAACGGAAAGCAACAACCTGTTTTTTTCGGTTCGGCCTTAAATAATTTTGGAGTAAAAGAATTGTTGGATTGCTTTATTGAAATAGCCCCTTCTCCACAACCAAAAAAAGCTGAAGAGCGTTTGGTGGATTCTAAAGAAAAGGAATTGACGGGATTTGTATTTAAAATCCATGCCAATATGGATCCGAAACATAGAGATCGTTTAGCGTTTGTAAAAATTGTATCTGGCATTTTTAAACGAAATGCCCCATATTTGCACGTTCGGCACAATAAAAAGCTAAAATTTTCAAGCCCCAACGCGTTTTTTGCCGAGAAAAAGGAAATCGTTGAAGAATCTTTTCCAGGTGATATTGTTGGTTTACATGATACTGGAAATTTTAAAATAGGCGATACACTAACTGAAGGTGAAGCGTTAAACTTTAAGGGAATACCCAGCTTTTCACCTGAACATTTTCGTTATGTGAACAATGCTGACCCAATGAAATCCAAACAGTTGCATAAAGGTTTGGATCAGTTGATGGATGAAGGAGTTGCCCAATTATTTACCTTAGAAATGAACGGTAGAAAAGTGATTGGAACGGTTGGTGCGTTACAATATGAAGTTATCCAATATAGATTAGAGCATGAATATGGAGCCAAATGTACTTATGAAAATCTAAACGTTCATAAAGCCTGTTGGGTAGAACCTGCTGATTCTAAAAACAATGAGTTTGCTGATTTTAAGCGTGTCAAACAACGTTACTTGGCCAAAGACAAACAAGGTCAATTGGTGTTTTTAGCTGATTCCGCTTTTACTATTCAAATGACGCAAAGTAAATACCCGAGCGTGAAACTGCACTTTACGAGTGAATTTTAA
- a CDS encoding T9SS type A sorting domain-containing protein has protein sequence MKKLNLLYILFCVGFIANAQLQHEDFNAAGIPEGWSVTNAENGHSWMFGYKNDLKGSGIHNPASFQSGGVVFNDYNAGDFNHNVVGLTSPSINLVEKNIIEANIEITYNLRSFANDGSFKINVWDGEVWQNILTTSDDSGAKDSGEHTTNMFDVTEYINSDFKVQFVYDDENSRTWGLGIDDYKLSGIEASKIDGLESIGFKYYPNPVIGGELTLLSSKDISSINVYNSIGQRIMFKESLNLESKLNMKHLASGAYVVKVNIGENTGVFKVIKP, from the coding sequence ATGAAAAAATTAAATTTACTTTATATATTATTTTGTGTTGGCTTTATAGCAAATGCACAGTTACAGCACGAAGATTTTAATGCAGCTGGTATTCCAGAAGGATGGTCAGTTACAAATGCAGAAAACGGACATTCTTGGATGTTCGGTTATAAAAACGATTTAAAAGGAAGTGGAATTCATAATCCAGCTTCATTTCAATCAGGCGGTGTGGTTTTTAACGACTACAATGCTGGTGATTTTAACCATAATGTGGTTGGCTTAACAAGCCCTTCAATCAATTTGGTCGAAAAGAATATTATCGAGGCAAACATTGAAATTACTTATAACCTAAGATCTTTTGCTAACGACGGAAGCTTTAAAATAAATGTTTGGGATGGAGAGGTATGGCAAAATATTTTAACAACATCTGATGATTCAGGTGCTAAAGACAGTGGAGAACATACCACAAACATGTTTGATGTAACAGAATATATCAATAGCGATTTTAAAGTGCAATTTGTATATGATGATGAAAATTCACGTACATGGGGTCTAGGAATAGATGATTATAAGTTATCGGGTATAGAAGCATCAAAAATTGACGGCCTTGAAAGCATTGGTTTTAAATATTACCCAAATCCTGTAATTGGTGGTGAGTTGACATTGTTGTCTAGTAAAGATATTTCATCTATCAATGTTTATAATAGCATAGGACAACGAATAATGTTCAAAGAATCGTTAAACTTAGAATCTAAACTGAACATGAAACATTTGGCTTCTGGGGCTTATGTTGTAAAAGTAAACATAGGTGAGAACACAGGTGTGTTTAAAGTTATAAAACCATAA
- a CDS encoding cystathionine gamma-synthase family protein — protein MDTSNMHPESLMMSYGYKPELSEGAVKCPIFQTSTFVFKTAEEGKAYFEVAYGLRDKSPKEELGLIYSRINNPNLEILENRLCLWDKADDCAVFESGMSAISTVLLEFLKPGDLLVHSNPLYGGTDHFIETFLPKIGVHTLGVHPDESKQDIIELINASGKADKLALIYLETPANPTNEIVDIETYSGIAKHFSTSDKEVLLAVDNTYMGPLWQHPLKFGADLVIYSATKYIGGHSDLIAGAVLGSTELMIRVKTLRTFLGNMLSPNTAWLLLRSLETLKVRMDQQTKNAQRIADYLNQHPSIENVNYLGLLEKGSEAYVTYAKQCEAPGAMISFDIKGGEKEAFQFLNNLKLIKLAVSLGGTESLAEHPITMTHAGVDPEHRERMGITDKLIRLSIGVENSEDLIKDIKQALKFQLPL, from the coding sequence ATGGATACATCAAATATGCACCCCGAAAGTTTAATGATGAGTTATGGTTATAAACCAGAACTATCAGAAGGAGCCGTTAAATGCCCAATATTCCAAACTTCAACTTTTGTTTTTAAAACAGCTGAAGAGGGAAAAGCCTATTTTGAAGTTGCCTATGGTTTACGAGATAAATCACCTAAAGAAGAATTGGGGCTAATCTATAGCCGTATTAACAATCCAAATTTAGAAATTTTAGAAAACAGATTGTGTTTATGGGACAAAGCCGACGATTGTGCTGTGTTTGAAAGTGGTATGTCCGCCATAAGTACTGTGTTATTAGAGTTTTTAAAACCGGGGGATTTGCTTGTGCATAGCAATCCCTTATATGGAGGTACCGATCATTTTATTGAGACCTTTTTACCAAAGATAGGTGTTCACACTTTAGGAGTTCATCCTGATGAATCTAAACAGGATATTATTGAATTAATAAATGCTTCGGGAAAAGCAGATAAATTGGCATTAATCTATTTAGAAACTCCTGCCAATCCTACGAATGAAATAGTGGATATTGAAACTTATAGCGGTATTGCCAAACATTTTAGTACGAGTGATAAAGAAGTACTTTTAGCTGTAGACAATACCTATATGGGGCCATTATGGCAGCATCCTTTAAAATTTGGTGCAGATTTGGTGATATATTCTGCCACAAAATATATTGGCGGACATAGTGATTTAATTGCAGGTGCCGTTTTGGGCAGTACTGAATTAATGATCCGTGTAAAAACGCTACGTACCTTTTTAGGAAATATGCTAAGCCCCAATACGGCTTGGTTATTACTACGAAGTTTAGAGACCTTAAAAGTAAGAATGGATCAACAAACTAAAAATGCTCAACGAATAGCTGACTATTTAAATCAACACCCGAGCATAGAGAATGTAAACTATTTAGGATTATTAGAAAAAGGTTCTGAAGCTTATGTAACTTATGCCAAACAATGTGAAGCTCCTGGAGCTATGATTTCTTTTGATATAAAAGGGGGAGAAAAAGAAGCTTTTCAGTTTTTAAATAACTTAAAACTCATAAAGCTTGCCGTTAGTTTAGGCGGCACAGAAAGTCTAGCGGAACACCCAATAACAATGACTCATGCTGGCGTTGACCCAGAACACAGAGAAAGAATGGGAATTACGGACAAATTGATTCGACTTTCTATTGGTGTAGAAAATTCAGAAGACCTAATTAAAGACATAAAGCAGGCATTAAAATTTCAACTACCGCTATAG
- a CDS encoding TlpA family protein disulfide reductase has product MSLKHFIFSLLLLIVISCGKTTKSENTATYTDLEGNAVAISYFKGKRVLLNFWATWCLPCLEEMPSMEKAQQVLASENYVFLFATTDKLNKINSFKEKHNYPFQFLRYQESLDKLNIHALPVTFVYNTEGKLVKRIDGATEWDAEEMLNLLRAIQ; this is encoded by the coding sequence ATGTCGTTAAAGCATTTTATTTTTTCTTTACTGCTATTAATAGTTATAAGTTGTGGCAAAACTACTAAATCAGAAAATACAGCAACCTATACTGATTTGGAAGGAAATGCTGTTGCTATTTCTTATTTTAAAGGAAAAAGGGTGTTATTAAATTTTTGGGCTACGTGGTGTTTGCCATGTTTGGAAGAAATGCCTTCTATGGAAAAAGCCCAACAAGTATTAGCATCGGAGAATTATGTGTTTTTATTTGCAACAACTGATAAGCTCAATAAAATTAATAGTTTTAAAGAAAAGCACAACTATCCTTTTCAATTTTTACGCTATCAAGAGTCGTTAGATAAATTAAATATCCATGCTTTACCAGTTACTTTTGTTTATAACACAGAGGGTAAATTGGTTAAGCGAATTGATGGTGCTACGGAATGGGATGCTGAAGAAATGCTAAATCTGTTAAGAGCTATACAATGA
- a CDS encoding YdcF family protein encodes MQQDVFIILGSPNSPKGILSEISKTRLNWCVGNYRKGNLVLCTGGWGAHFNIAEKPHAAFAKKYLIKNGIPENHFLDFALSSNTVDDAVKIKPIISKFEHANLKIITSDYHLDRVKLIFNEILEGYEITYVGVISNFSSDEFDALVLHEKNAIQAILKNGLYY; translated from the coding sequence ATGCAGCAAGATGTTTTTATTATTTTAGGTTCTCCAAATTCTCCCAAAGGGATTTTAAGTGAAATCTCTAAAACCAGATTGAACTGGTGCGTTGGCAACTATCGCAAAGGGAATTTAGTGCTTTGTACGGGCGGATGGGGAGCACATTTTAATATTGCGGAAAAGCCACATGCCGCTTTCGCTAAAAAGTACTTGATTAAAAACGGAATACCTGAAAATCATTTTTTGGATTTTGCTTTATCATCGAATACCGTTGATGATGCGGTAAAAATAAAACCGATTATATCAAAATTTGAACATGCCAATTTAAAGATAATTACATCCGATTATCATTTAGATAGAGTGAAATTGATTTTTAATGAAATTTTAGAAGGATATGAAATCACTTATGTGGGAGTGATAAGCAATTTTAGTTCAGACGAATTTGATGCACTTGTTCTGCATGAGAAAAATGCTATACAAGCAATTCTAAAAAATGGTTTATATTACTGA
- the idi gene encoding isopentenyl-diphosphate Delta-isomerase, giving the protein MAEEQVILVNKNDEQIGTMAKMEAHEKALLHRAFSVFVFNDNDELLLQQRAVSKYHSPLLWTNTCCSHQRVGETNIKAGKRRLFEEMGFETELKNVFSFIYKAPFDNGLTEHELDHVMVGNYNQEPNINTEEVQAYKWMTLKAVKNDIANNPKIYTEWFKIIFDKFYSHIKEAKA; this is encoded by the coding sequence ATGGCAGAAGAACAAGTAATTTTAGTGAACAAAAACGATGAGCAAATTGGTACGATGGCCAAGATGGAAGCTCATGAAAAGGCCTTGTTGCATAGAGCATTTTCAGTATTTGTATTTAATGATAATGACGAGTTATTATTGCAACAACGTGCGGTCAGCAAGTATCATTCCCCTTTGCTTTGGACAAATACCTGTTGCAGCCACCAACGTGTTGGTGAAACTAATATTAAAGCCGGTAAAAGACGTTTGTTTGAGGAAATGGGTTTTGAAACCGAATTAAAAAATGTTTTCTCTTTTATTTATAAAGCTCCTTTTGATAATGGATTAACAGAACATGAATTAGACCATGTAATGGTCGGTAATTATAATCAAGAACCTAATATTAATACAGAGGAAGTACAAGCCTATAAATGGATGACTTTGAAAGCTGTAAAAAATGATATCGCCAATAATCCAAAAATTTACACCGAGTGGTTTAAGATAATTTTCGATAAATTTTATTCGCATATAAAAGAAGCAAAAGCATGA
- a CDS encoding MBL fold metallo-hydrolase — protein sequence MKKNILLITYLLLNYSIAFGQNTPADTIKSNKGDIIIQPIIHGTLVLQWNNTTIYVDPYGGAALFKGIAAPDLILITDIHGDHTNLETLKGLDTKKAKFIVPSAVAEMLKDDYGNQLEIIRNGEMSVQGDIFINALPMYNLPEDETSRHPKGRGNGYFLNLGGKAIYISGDTEDIKEMRTLKDIDIAFVCMNLPYTMDINQAADAVLEFKPKIVYPYHYRGKPNMSDTKAFKKLVNDKNTEIEVRLKDWYSN from the coding sequence ATGAAAAAGAATATTCTATTGATTACCTATTTGCTGCTAAACTATAGTATAGCATTTGGTCAGAATACACCAGCAGATACTATTAAATCTAATAAAGGTGATATTATAATTCAGCCCATAATACATGGCACTTTAGTGTTACAATGGAATAATACTACCATTTATGTAGATCCTTACGGCGGGGCAGCACTATTTAAGGGAATAGCTGCTCCGGACCTGATTTTAATTACCGACATTCATGGCGATCATACCAATTTAGAAACGTTAAAAGGTTTAGATACCAAAAAGGCAAAATTTATTGTTCCTTCTGCGGTGGCAGAAATGCTAAAGGATGATTACGGTAACCAATTAGAAATTATAAGAAATGGTGAAATGTCTGTTCAAGGCGATATTTTTATCAATGCCTTGCCCATGTACAATTTACCAGAAGACGAAACTTCAAGGCATCCTAAGGGTCGTGGAAATGGTTATTTTTTAAACCTTGGCGGCAAAGCAATTTATATCAGCGGAGATACCGAGGATATAAAAGAAATGAGGACATTAAAGGATATTGATATTGCTTTTGTATGTATGAATTTACCTTATACAATGGACATTAATCAGGCGGCTGATGCTGTTCTAGAGTTTAAGCCCAAGATTGTATATCCATACCATTATAGAGGAAAACCTAATATGAGTGACACAAAGGCTTTTAAGAAGTTAGTCAATGATAAAAATACTGAAATTGAGGTTAGGCTAAAGGATTGGTATTCAAATTAG
- a CDS encoding RNA polymerase sigma factor, whose translation MNLESDNNKKLKDFFGREYQSLKRYVSTRISDTANRDAEDIIQDVALKLFTGADRYAPINNVAGFVYRSIKNKIIDVMRSGKSSPSTDIDNNLLELAEVLNPSEEDHTPDLMISVLKKCIEHLKPAYRDIIIAVDFEGYTYKEISKETGIPIGTLMSRRHRAIGILYKKIELEINNQKIK comes from the coding sequence ATGAACTTGGAATCAGATAACAATAAAAAACTTAAGGATTTTTTTGGAAGAGAATACCAATCGCTCAAAAGGTATGTGAGCACTCGAATAAGTGATACCGCCAATAGAGATGCAGAAGATATTATTCAAGATGTCGCCTTAAAGTTATTTACAGGAGCCGATAGGTATGCACCTATAAATAATGTAGCTGGTTTTGTGTATCGATCCATCAAAAATAAAATTATTGATGTAATGCGATCGGGTAAATCATCACCTTCAACGGATATTGATAACAATTTATTGGAATTAGCAGAAGTATTAAATCCATCTGAAGAAGACCATACACCAGATCTAATGATTTCGGTGTTGAAAAAATGCATTGAACACTTAAAACCAGCCTATAGAGATATTATTATTGCGGTAGACTTTGAAGGATATACTTACAAAGAGATTTCAAAAGAAACAGGGATTCCCATAGGAACACTAATGTCCAGAAGACATAGAGCAATTGGAATATTATATAAAAAAATAGAATTAGAAATTAATAATCAAAAAATTAAATAA
- a CDS encoding DUF7935 family protein, whose translation MDTTKIIELLSYTLPAIITGLVAIFFFKQLSKNESNRRNYNLLKENQKTALPLRLQAYERMALFLERISPNNLLVRVVPSSEDKTKYFKKLIANVEQEYEHNLAQQIYISSDCWKTISTAKNSTLNILKETMLEGEVKTANAMREAVLQKLLNEETPTQVALEYVKMEVKKII comes from the coding sequence ATGGATACAACAAAAATTATTGAATTATTAAGCTATACACTTCCTGCAATTATTACTGGATTGGTAGCCATTTTTTTCTTTAAGCAACTGAGTAAAAATGAATCTAATAGAAGGAATTATAATCTTTTAAAAGAAAATCAAAAAACAGCACTGCCTTTACGTTTACAGGCTTATGAACGAATGGCTCTTTTTTTAGAACGAATTTCTCCAAATAATTTATTGGTAAGGGTTGTACCGTCTAGTGAGGATAAAACAAAATATTTTAAAAAATTAATAGCCAATGTTGAACAAGAATATGAACATAATTTGGCTCAACAAATTTATATCAGCAGTGATTGCTGGAAGACTATCAGCACTGCAAAAAACAGTACGTTAAATATATTAAAAGAAACCATGTTAGAGGGTGAAGTAAAAACTGCCAATGCCATGAGAGAAGCTGTTTTGCAAAAACTTTTAAATGAAGAAACACCAACTCAAGTAGCTCTTGAGTATGTAAAAATGGAAGTTAAAAAAATCATTTGA
- a CDS encoding peptidylprolyl isomerase, producing the protein MKRTFLNILFLFGLASFIFSCKKEAQQETVKPKPVEKTEKTAPKEVKTVEPKAWDSINHKNAIDFLIAYGKLHEENKVRIKTRLGTMTVKLYEDTPLHRASFLFLVNAGYFNTTCFHRVVPDFIVQGGNSEGYKTLNQKNKYENYTIPPEFRKHHKHKFGALAAAREWENNISKKSNPFEFYFIQNKNGAHHINGEHTVFGEVVSGFDVLNKIAKVKTGRDEWPLEDVYMEIEVIK; encoded by the coding sequence ATGAAAAGAACATTTTTAAATATACTTTTTCTATTCGGTTTAGCCAGTTTTATTTTTAGTTGTAAAAAAGAAGCACAACAAGAAACCGTAAAACCCAAACCTGTTGAGAAAACAGAAAAAACTGCACCCAAAGAAGTTAAAACAGTTGAACCAAAAGCTTGGGATTCCATTAACCATAAAAATGCCATAGATTTTTTAATTGCTTATGGAAAATTGCACGAAGAAAACAAAGTACGCATTAAGACCCGTTTGGGGACTATGACCGTAAAGTTATATGAAGATACGCCATTGCACCGAGCCAGTTTTCTGTTTTTAGTCAATGCAGGATACTTTAATACTACCTGTTTTCATAGGGTCGTACCCGATTTTATTGTACAAGGCGGAAATTCTGAAGGGTATAAAACCTTAAACCAAAAAAATAAGTACGAAAATTATACTATACCGCCAGAATTTAGAAAACATCATAAACACAAATTCGGAGCCTTAGCTGCAGCACGAGAATGGGAAAATAACATCAGTAAAAAATCGAATCCGTTTGAATTTTATTTTATTCAGAACAAGAACGGTGCACATCATATAAACGGTGAACATACCGTTTTTGGTGAGGTAGTTAGTGGCTTTGATGTACTAAATAAAATTGCCAAAGTTAAAACCGGACGTGACGAATGGCCCTTGGAAGATGTATATATGGAGATTGAGGTGATTAAGTAA
- a CDS encoding 6-pyruvoyl trahydropterin synthase family protein: MRVTVNRKAHFNAAHRLFRTDWSDEKNLAVFGKCSNPKFHGHNYDLTVSVTGEVDPKTGFVMDMKILKNLIRTEIEEAFDHKNLNEEVIEFNDVDGLNPTAENIVIVIWNKLRPHIYAKHDLSVTLYETPRNFVSYSGS; this comes from the coding sequence ATGAGAGTAACCGTGAATAGAAAAGCACATTTTAATGCGGCACACCGTTTGTTTAGAACAGATTGGTCCGATGAAAAAAATTTAGCGGTGTTTGGTAAATGTAGCAATCCAAAATTTCATGGACATAATTATGATTTGACGGTTTCGGTTACTGGTGAGGTTGATCCAAAAACAGGATTTGTGATGGATATGAAGATATTAAAAAACCTTATTAGAACTGAAATTGAAGAGGCTTTTGACCATAAAAATCTAAATGAAGAGGTTATTGAATTTAACGATGTTGATGGACTGAACCCAACCGCTGAAAATATTGTTATTGTTATTTGGAACAAATTACGCCCGCATATCTACGCAAAACACGATCTATCTGTTACGTTGTACGAAACCCCAAGGAATTTTGTGAGCTATAGCGGTAGTTGA
- a CDS encoding glycosyl hydrolase family 18 protein codes for MNRRLTSRFTILLVIVLLLINCSDDDSVTPPVLLGGEAKVVGYLPYYRFDLITKIEYCKLTHLNLAFANPDADGNLIIDDFSTVIDDARADNPDIVICISIAGGAISPELKQIWSDLIDIPGNRPDFIAKIVDFVLQNDLDGVDVDLEWDLVTSGYSGFVLELNTALDAHNKILTAALPATTRYSNATDAALAAFDFINIMAYDATGPWMPEVVGPHSSYQFAKSGINFWKNTVDIPSDKLTLGVPFYGYDFSTSPVTSFTYGQLVKNDSNLADLDQNGLRYYNGRPTIEAKVEMAAKDVAGIMIWEIGQDSFDQYSLLSTIHNKFTELGVKTSKLCGNH; via the coding sequence ATGAACAGGCGATTAACTTCCAGGTTTACTATTCTTCTTGTAATTGTATTACTTCTCATAAATTGTTCTGATGATGACTCTGTAACTCCACCGGTATTATTAGGCGGTGAAGCCAAAGTAGTTGGGTATTTACCCTATTACCGTTTTGATTTAATCACTAAAATAGAATATTGTAAACTCACACATTTAAATTTAGCTTTTGCCAATCCTGATGCGGATGGAAATTTAATAATTGATGATTTCAGCACTGTAATAGATGATGCACGTGCTGATAACCCCGATATTGTAATTTGTATTTCAATAGCTGGTGGTGCTATTAGTCCTGAACTTAAGCAAATTTGGAGTGATTTAATCGATATTCCAGGTAATAGACCTGATTTTATTGCTAAAATTGTTGATTTTGTTTTGCAAAATGATTTAGACGGTGTGGATGTTGATTTAGAATGGGATTTGGTAACCAGCGGTTATAGTGGTTTTGTATTAGAACTAAATACAGCTCTTGATGCCCATAATAAAATTCTTACCGCAGCATTACCAGCTACTACTAGATATTCAAATGCTACAGATGCTGCTTTGGCCGCGTTTGACTTTATTAATATTATGGCTTATGATGCTACAGGTCCTTGGATGCCAGAAGTCGTTGGTCCTCATAGTTCATATCAATTCGCCAAATCTGGTATTAATTTTTGGAAAAATACGGTAGATATTCCATCTGATAAGCTAACACTAGGTGTACCTTTTTATGGTTATGATTTTTCCACAAGTCCAGTTACTAGTTTTACTTATGGGCAATTAGTTAAAAATGATTCCAACTTAGCAGATCTTGACCAGAATGGTCTAAGGTATTATAACGGTCGGCCAACTATAGAGGCAAAAGTAGAAATGGCGGCAAAAGATGTAGCTGGAATTATGATTTGGGAGATTGGTCAAGATTCGTTTGATCAGTATTCTTTATTAAGTACAATTCACAATAAATTTACAGAATTGGGTGTAAAAACTTCGAAACTATGCGGTAATCATTAG
- a CDS encoding SGNH/GDSL hydrolase family protein has product MRLIILLFCLSTLTNCDANNIITDINSNSTNINNDTTSITSDSIKHYLALGDSYTIAQSVASNRSFPAQLRDCLIETPKIDLELEIIAATGWTTGDLIAAIEKGPKRATYNLVTLLIGVNNQYQGKPFTVYKREFTDLLEQSIKLANNNKNNVVVVSIPDYAYTPFGQNSNPKKISKEIDKYNTYAEATANTFGVTFVNITDITREGLKDPELVANDNLHPSGKAYKKFAEKICPTASSILK; this is encoded by the coding sequence ATGCGTTTAATTATATTACTATTTTGTTTATCTACGCTAACTAATTGTGATGCTAATAATATTATCACTGATATAAATTCAAATTCTACTAACATTAACAACGATACTACAAGTATAACATCAGACTCCATAAAACATTATTTAGCATTAGGTGATAGCTATACCATTGCACAGAGTGTTGCATCAAATAGGAGTTTTCCAGCACAATTAAGAGATTGTCTTATAGAAACGCCAAAAATAGATTTAGAATTAGAAATAATTGCAGCCACTGGTTGGACTACAGGAGATTTAATTGCTGCGATAGAAAAAGGACCTAAAAGAGCTACGTATAACCTTGTTACATTATTAATTGGCGTTAATAATCAATATCAAGGGAAACCATTTACTGTTTATAAAAGAGAGTTTACCGATTTATTAGAACAATCTATAAAGTTAGCAAACAATAACAAGAATAATGTTGTTGTAGTTTCTATTCCAGATTATGCATACACACCATTTGGGCAAAATAGTAATCCAAAAAAAATATCTAAAGAAATTGATAAGTACAATACCTATGCCGAGGCCACTGCAAACACATTTGGTGTAACCTTTGTAAACATTACTGATATTACCCGAGAAGGTTTAAAAGATCCGGAATTGGTAGCTAATGATAATCTACATCCGTCAGGCAAGGCCTATAAAAAGTTTGCCGAGAAAATTTGTCCTACAGCTAGTTCAATTCTTAAGTAA